CACCAACTATGTCGTGATGAACAACACAGCTAATGCGTTGCTTGCTATTGGCGCGTCACCAATTATGGCGCATTCACGTCAAGAAATGGCTGAAATGATGACGTTTGCTGGTGCTTTGGTGATCAACATTGGCACCTTAGATAGTCAATGGATCCCGCGAATGACATTTGCGGTAGAACAGGCCAATATCAATAACAAGCTGGTGGTACTTGATCCCGTTGGCTGTGGTGCCAGTAAATTACGTACCCAAACGTCGCGTGACATTGCGCAAGCCGCCAACAAGTTGATTATTCGTGGTAATGCTTCCGAGATTATTGCGATGGCGGGTGAGCAGGGCAATAGCAAAGGCGTTGATGCGCTCGACAGCAGTGAGGCTGCGGTTGGTGCGGCGCGCCACTTGATTGAAACCTATCAATGTAGCGTGGTTATTTCTGGAGCCACTGATTATATCATCACCGCCGAGCGATTAATTAAGCTCAATAATGGCCATGCCATGATGCCTTTTGTTACGGGCATGGGCTGTTCGCTTAGCGCACTTACTGGCGCATTTGCCGCAGTGGGTGAAGAAACGGGATTAGCCGCAACGGCTATCTTGGGTGTAGCGGGTGAGATCGCGGCAGAGCAATCAAAGGGCCCCGGCAGTTTGCAGCTTAACTTGCTGGA
The Gammaproteobacteria bacterium genome window above contains:
- the thiM gene encoding hydroxyethylthiazole kinase translates to MDQNIKTIIAAFDALREQKPLVVNITNYVVMNNTANALLAIGASPIMAHSRQEMAEMMTFAGALVINIGTLDSQWIPRMTFAVEQANINNKLVVLDPVGCGASKLRTQTSRDIAQAANKLIIRGNASEIIAMAGEQGNSKGVDALDSSEAAVGAARHLIETYQCSVVISGATDYIITAERLIKLNNGHAMMPFVTGMGCSLSALTGAFAAVGEETGLAATAILGVAGEIAAEQSKGPGSLQLNLLDALYQLDQVTLIKRLKIS